Proteins encoded by one window of Swingsia samuiensis:
- the ettA gene encoding energy-dependent translational throttle protein EttA: protein MAAYQYVYVMKDLTKAYPGGREVFKGITLSFLPGVKIGVLGVNGAGKSTLLKVMAGIEKEFGGEAWAADGVKIGYLEQEPKLDESLTVGENVAQGFGELKTAVDRFNEISMKFAEPMSDDEMTALLAEQAELQEKIDAGDGWELDRKLEIALDALRCPPADSAVTQLSGGEKRRVALCRLLLEKPDILLLDEPTNHLDAESVAWLEKTLRDYTGTVMVITHDRYFLDNVTNWILELERGRGYPFEGNYSSWLTQKRKRLAQEEKEESARQRALAAEQEWINSSPKARQAKSKARITKYEEMLAANSERAGGTADIVITPGPRLGSTVIEAENLSKGFGDQLLIENLNFKLPPGGIVGVIGPNGAGKSTLFKMITGMEKPDGGSLKIGDTVKLGYVDQSRNTLDDNKTVWEEISGGTDVIQLGKRTVPSRAYVGAFNFKGSDQQKRVGVLSGGERNRVHLAKMLKQDSNVILLDEPTNDLDVDTLRALEDALAEFAGCAVVISHDRWFLDRLATHILAFEGDSHVEWFEGNFQAYEEDKRRRLGPDATEPSRIKYRPLAR from the coding sequence ACCCTTTCTTTTCTTCCAGGCGTCAAGATTGGTGTCTTAGGTGTTAACGGTGCCGGTAAATCAACCTTGCTTAAGGTAATGGCGGGGATTGAAAAAGAGTTCGGCGGTGAAGCTTGGGCGGCTGATGGCGTAAAAATTGGTTATTTGGAACAAGAACCAAAGCTTGATGAAAGCTTGACCGTTGGCGAGAATGTTGCCCAAGGCTTTGGTGAGTTAAAGACGGCAGTAGATCGCTTTAACGAAATTTCCATGAAATTTGCAGAGCCAATGTCAGATGATGAAATGACAGCGCTTCTTGCAGAACAGGCCGAATTACAAGAAAAAATAGATGCTGGAGATGGTTGGGAGCTTGATCGTAAGCTAGAGATCGCTCTGGATGCGTTGCGTTGCCCGCCAGCGGATAGTGCTGTTACGCAGCTTTCTGGGGGTGAAAAGCGCCGTGTTGCTTTGTGCCGTCTATTGCTTGAAAAACCAGATATTTTGCTGCTCGATGAGCCGACAAACCATTTGGATGCAGAAAGTGTTGCGTGGTTAGAAAAGACACTGCGTGATTATACGGGAACGGTTATGGTTATCACCCATGATCGTTACTTCCTTGATAATGTCACAAACTGGATTCTTGAGCTTGAAAGAGGCCGTGGTTATCCGTTTGAAGGAAATTATTCCTCATGGCTAACACAAAAACGTAAACGTTTGGCTCAGGAAGAGAAAGAAGAAAGTGCTCGTCAGCGTGCATTGGCCGCTGAGCAGGAGTGGATTAACAGTTCACCAAAAGCACGTCAGGCGAAGAGTAAAGCACGTATTACAAAATACGAAGAAATGCTGGCAGCAAATTCTGAAAGAGCCGGCGGCACTGCTGATATCGTGATTACACCGGGCCCTCGCTTGGGAAGCACGGTTATTGAAGCCGAAAATCTAAGCAAAGGCTTTGGCGATCAACTCCTGATTGAGAATTTGAACTTCAAGCTGCCGCCTGGTGGTATTGTGGGCGTTATTGGGCCAAATGGTGCTGGTAAATCAACACTCTTTAAAATGATTACCGGTATGGAAAAACCTGACGGTGGTTCTTTGAAGATTGGTGATACGGTAAAGCTTGGCTATGTCGATCAGTCTCGTAACACCTTGGATGATAATAAAACTGTCTGGGAAGAGATTTCTGGCGGAACAGATGTGATCCAATTAGGAAAGCGTACGGTTCCTTCTCGTGCATATGTTGGAGCGTTTAACTTCAAAGGCTCAGATCAACAAAAACGTGTCGGTGTTCTTTCAGGTGGTGAGCGTAATCGTGTGCATCTTGCGAAGATGTTAAAGCAAGATAGTAACGTTATTCTTCTCGACGAACCAACAAACGACTTGGATGTTGATACTCTACGTGCGTTGGAAGATGCTTTGGCTGAATTCGCAGGCTGTGCTGTGGTCATCTCCCATGATCGTTGGTTCCTTGATCGTCTGGCCACACATATTCTTGCTTTTGAAGGGGATAGCCACGTTGAGTGGTTTGAAGGTAACTTCCAAGCCTATGAAGAAGATAAAAGACGTCGTCTTGGCCCAGATGCTACCGAACCAAGCCGGATTAAATATCGTCCTTTAGCACGTTAA
- a CDS encoding GNAT family N-acetyltransferase has product MLGRGIRTTRLSLKPVEWQDLEDMIALKTNAGAFGRMLGGVRSRHTVEKEMAEDISFWAERKIGIFTIRENDQFVGMTGVHERPDGRGLGLRFSIFPWASGRGIAREAANAAVQYVFNTGEKRIIAVAREDNLASRIVLGGIGFHQIDTFERDGYVMYLYEIIA; this is encoded by the coding sequence TTGTTAGGGCGGGGAATACGAACAACTCGTCTTTCTCTAAAGCCTGTTGAATGGCAGGATTTAGAGGATATGATTGCCTTAAAAACAAATGCTGGTGCATTTGGTCGCATGTTGGGCGGAGTGCGGAGCCGTCACACTGTTGAGAAAGAAATGGCAGAAGATATTTCTTTCTGGGCAGAACGAAAAATTGGTATCTTTACAATTAGAGAGAATGACCAGTTTGTTGGTATGACAGGCGTTCACGAGCGACCTGATGGTCGTGGCCTTGGGCTTCGTTTTTCAATTTTTCCATGGGCATCTGGGCGTGGAATTGCACGCGAAGCGGCTAATGCAGCCGTTCAATATGTATTTAATACGGGGGAAAAGCGAATTATTGCTGTTGCAAGAGAGGATAATCTTGCATCGCGGATTGTTTTAGGTGGAATTGGTTTCCATCAGATTGATACATTCGAGCGCGATGGATATGTAATGTATCTTTATGAAATTATTGCGTAA
- a CDS encoding MlaC/ttg2D family ABC transporter substrate-binding protein codes for MIKVFSRRALLGAFTLSLAFGSGVAQASPATDFVNSFGSKLLNIVNSSQSLEAKQQAVLPLLQSNVDIQGIARYCLGRYWRTATPEQRQKYVGLFSQVLMNTVTGQIGNYQGVKFHVTGSVQTPDGERVDTVIDRPNQPTVTLQLIVNGQPPKIIDMYGEGASLRMNQRGDYSSYLAHHGGNVDSLISALERQVNGHH; via the coding sequence ATGATTAAAGTTTTTTCGCGCCGCGCTCTTCTCGGTGCATTCACCCTTTCACTTGCTTTTGGCTCTGGTGTTGCTCAAGCATCCCCAGCTACTGACTTTGTAAATTCTTTCGGAAGCAAACTTCTCAATATCGTTAACTCCTCACAATCACTTGAGGCAAAACAGCAGGCTGTTCTTCCACTTTTACAGTCTAACGTTGATATTCAAGGAATTGCTCGTTACTGCCTCGGCCGTTACTGGCGTACCGCTACTCCTGAACAACGCCAAAAATATGTTGGCCTTTTCAGTCAAGTTCTTATGAACACAGTAACAGGGCAAATTGGCAATTACCAAGGCGTCAAATTCCACGTCACTGGTTCTGTACAGACACCTGATGGTGAGCGCGTTGACACCGTTATTGACCGCCCTAATCAGCCAACGGTTACTCTACAACTTATCGTAAACGGTCAGCCACCAAAAATCATCGATATGTATGGTGAAGGTGCTAGCCTACGCATGAACCAACGCGGTGACTACAGCTCTTACCTTGCTCATCATGGTGGAAATGTAGATTCACTTATTTCTGCACTAGAACGCCAAGTTAACGGCCACCACTAA
- a CDS encoding MlaA family lipoprotein encodes MNSQQDKNNSGVVYSRRYRATAGVLALLMLGACSSLRNPPPKDPDDLADYKAANDPYEPLNRKMYNVQMWAYKHALRPIGKAWIWAVPQPVRHSISNLNETWREPIVFFSDVGAGKPRRAGDTFMRFVINMSAGVGGLFDVASLVGYKQHETDPGMTMGSWGVKSGPYLFLPFLGPSNFRDTAGYAIGQAMLPLNYVPRGYGLLTFNWAYNILGTLNGFADSVDQIDQLEHSSLDPYSYIRSAWQQSRQSQIDALKADHRATTPDWYN; translated from the coding sequence ATGAACTCTCAGCAGGATAAGAACAATTCCGGCGTAGTATACTCACGCCGCTACAGAGCCACGGCCGGCGTTTTGGCTTTGTTGATGCTTGGCGCTTGTAGCTCTTTACGTAATCCACCGCCAAAAGATCCAGATGATCTTGCTGACTACAAAGCTGCTAACGATCCTTACGAACCACTCAACAGGAAAATGTATAACGTTCAGATGTGGGCATACAAACATGCCCTACGTCCGATTGGAAAAGCTTGGATATGGGCGGTTCCACAACCTGTCAGACATTCTATCTCAAACCTGAACGAAACATGGCGTGAGCCTATTGTCTTCTTCTCAGACGTAGGGGCCGGCAAACCACGCCGAGCAGGCGATACCTTCATGCGCTTCGTCATCAATATGAGCGCAGGTGTCGGTGGTCTTTTTGATGTAGCAAGCTTAGTCGGCTACAAACAGCATGAAACCGACCCAGGAATGACCATGGGCTCATGGGGCGTTAAAAGTGGTCCTTACCTCTTCCTCCCCTTCCTTGGCCCAAGCAACTTCCGTGATACGGCTGGATATGCTATAGGTCAGGCAATGCTACCGCTTAACTATGTTCCACGCGGGTATGGTTTGCTCACCTTCAACTGGGCTTACAATATTCTCGGCACTTTAAATGGTTTTGCAGATAGCGTTGACCAAATAGATCAGCTGGAGCATTCTAGCTTAGATCCATATTCTTATATTCGTAGTGCTTGGCAGCAAAGCCGCCAGAGCCAGATAGACGCCCTAAAAGCAGATCACCGAGCAACGACCCCTGATTGGTACAACTAA